Proteins from one Faecalibacterium sp. I3-3-33 genomic window:
- the rnpA gene encoding ribonuclease P protein component translates to MRYRPIRRNSEFGRVYARGKSYVNPALVLYVLKTRGRNTRVGLTATKKIGHAVQRNRARRVMKAAIDEHLDYNIGGYDLIFVARGMTPKLKSWQLSSVVAKLFAQAGLPDKAKRPDAKPPATVPPARKQKPESRV, encoded by the coding sequence ATGCGTTATCGTCCGATCCGCCGCAACAGCGAGTTTGGCCGTGTGTACGCCCGCGGCAAGTCCTATGTGAACCCGGCACTGGTATTGTATGTGCTCAAGACCCGCGGCCGCAACACCCGCGTGGGCCTGACCGCCACCAAAAAAATAGGCCATGCCGTGCAGCGCAACCGCGCCCGCCGCGTGATGAAGGCCGCTATCGACGAGCATCTGGATTACAATATCGGCGGCTACGATCTGATCTTCGTGGCCCGGGGCATGACCCCCAAACTGAAAAGCTGGCAGCTGAGCAGCGTTGTGGCAAAGCTGTTTGCCCAGGCCGGTCTGCCGGATAAGGCCAAGCGCCCGGACGCAAAGCCGCCCGCCACCGTGCCCCCCGCCCGCAAGCAAAAGCCGGAGTCCCGCGTGTGA